The Dehalococcoidia bacterium region ATCTTCCCCGACGAGCCCTGCCGCCTCTACCGCTTCGAAGTCCGCCGCTACACCTGATCCGGCCCTACGCTTAGGCGGTTCTCGTGCCGTCCCCGACCTCGGTCACCTCGCGTCGGAGCGCAGATGTTCGTGCAGTCGCTGCCGCAGCCCTCAACATTTGCGCTTGTCTTCCCACCTGCCTGCCGGCAGGCAGACCCTCCCGCCCACAGGCGTTTATGGAACCCAAGGGGACACCCCTTGAACCCCGACAGAGGGGAGAACCCCTCTGCACTCCCCCTTTTGCACGCGGGCAAGCCCCAGTTGCTCGCGTCTGCTACAATTGGGGCGCAATGGACGAAAAGACCCTCACCACCCTCGAATTCGACAAAATACTCGCCCGCCTTGCGGCCCACACCTCCTTCTCCGCCGGCCGCGAGCTCGCCCTCGCGCTGCGCCCCTCGGCCGACCACGGCGAGGTCGTCCGCAGGCAGCGCCTCACCGCCGAAGCGCGCCGATTCCGCGAGATCAGCGCCCGCAGGGGTCTGGGCGGCGTCCACGACATACGGCCTCCGGCGAACAAGGCCAATCTCGGCGGCGTCCTCGAGCCCACGGAGCTCCTCGATGTCGCCGCCACCCTCTCGGCCGCCCACGATCTCCGCGACGTGCTCACCCGTCTCTCGGAGCCCCTTCCGCTGCTCGCTGAAACCGCGGGACGCATCGCCGACCTCGCCGACGTCGCCGCAGACATCTACCGCTGCATAAGCCCCCGCGCCGAAGTGGTCGACAACGCCAGCCCGATGCTCGCCGTCCTCCGGCGCGACCTCCGCACCGTCCACGACCGCCTCTACGCCCGGCTCCAGGAGCTGATCAACTCCGCGGAGATGCGCCCTGTAATTCAGGAGCCAATCATCACCCTGCGCGACGGCCGCTACGTCATACCGGTGAAGGCGGAAATGCGCGGCCACCTCCAGGGCATTGTCCACGACGTCTCCGCCAGCGGCGCCACCGTCTTCATGGAGCCGCTGTCGGTGGTGGAGCTCGGCAACACCTGGCGCGAGACACAACTCGAGGAGCAGCGCGAAGTGGAGCGCATCCTGCGACGCCTCAGCTCGCTCGTCGGACGGCACGCCCACGCCATCGAGCTCAGCATCGAGGCGCTGGCCGAGATCGACCTGGCCCTCGCGAAGGCGCGCCTGGCCGAGGACATGGGAGCGTTCGAGCTTCCATACGAAGGCGAGCGCCAGCCCTGGATCACGGAAGCGCCGTCGCTGCTTAACCTCGTGAACGCGCGCCACCCGCTGCTTGCGGGTGACGTCGTGCCCATTTCGCTGAGCGTCGGCGGCAACTACTCCGTGTTGCTCATCACCGGGCCCAACACCGGCGGCAAGACCGTCGCCCTCAAGACCGTCGGCCTGCTGACGGCGATGGCGCAGGCGGGGTTGCCCGTTCCCGCCGACGCCGGCAGCCGCATGCCCGTCTTCGCTTCCCTCCACGCTGACATCGGCGACGAGCAGAGCATCGAGCAGTCACTCTCGACGTTCAGCAGCCACATGACGAACATCATCGCCGCCCTCCGGGACGCCGGGCCCAACAGCCTCGTCCTCCTCGACGAGCTGGGCGCCGGCACGGATCCCGGCGAAGGCGCTGCCCTGGCCCGCGCGCTCCTCGAGCACCTGCTTCGCATCGGGTGTCTCACCATCGCCACAACGCACCACGGCGAGCTCAAGGTGTTCGCCCACGGCACGGAAGGGATCATGAACGCCAGCGTCGAGTTCGACGCGGAGACGCTCGCCCCCACCTATCGCATCTCCATCGGCCTGCCCGGCAGCAGCAACGCCCTCGCCATCGCCGAGCGGCTCGGCCTGCCCGCCGGGATCATCGAACGCGCCCGCGAGTCCATCGACCCCGACCAGGCGCGCGCCGAGAGTCTGCTCGCCGCCATCCAGCGCGAGAAAGCGGAGGCCGCCGACGCCCGCCGCGCCGAGATGCTCGCTCGCAAGGAGGCGGAAGAGATACGCAGCGGCCTGGAAGAGAAGCTCGACGCCATCGACCGCGAGCGCGAGCAGATCATCGCCGCTACACGCGCGCAGGCGGAGGAGGAGCTTGCCCGCATACGTCAGCTTATCGCCCACGCCGGACGCCGCATCGAGCGTGCGAAGCCGGAGGCCGCCGCTGAGAAGGTCGCCGCCGCCGAGGCGCGCCTCGAGACGTTGAAGCCGCCGCCGGCGCCCAAGCGACGCCGACGTGGGGGCGACACCGTCCCGCCGGAGGAGATACAGCCCGGTGACCTCGTCTGGGTGCGCGGACTCGGCCGCTTCGGCGAGGCGCTCTCGACGCCCGACGCCAAGGGCGAGGTAAAGATACGCCTGGGCGCCCTGCGCAGCACCGTCTCGCTGAAGAAGGTGGAGAAGGTGCAGCGGGTGAAGGCGCACGGCCCCACGCTGGGCGGCACGGCCGTCCCGCCTCCCCCGGCGACCGTCGCCTCGGAGATCGAGCTGCGCGGCCGCCTCGTCGATGAGGCCCTGCCCGACCTGGACAAGTACCTCGACGACGCGTTCCGCGCCGGACTGCCATGGGTGCGGATCATCCACGGCCGCGGGACGGGGACGCTGGCGCGGGCGGTGCGACACGCGTTATCGCTGCACCCGCTGGTGCGCTCGCACGAGCCTGCCCCGCGCGAAGAGGGCGGCGACGGCGTCACCATCGCCCACCTCGCCACCTAGGCGCGACGGGCAATCGTCCGCCCGGCTAGGTCTCAGCTCGACGCACGTTTCATCCAAGCGCGCCGAATTACATATTCATAACGAAAGGGGGTAGATTTATAACATAATCCTCCCTACAATGGCACGCGACCTTGTGGGGGTGGGCTCGTTGAGTGGTGGGAACCGCGTTCGGCTTCAGAAGGGAGGACCGCAAAAGCATAGCCGGGGCATCGCCCTCAAGCCAATTAGCTTCAGGAGGTGCACCCGGTGCTCAGAAAGCGAGTCAACAGACGACGTTTCCTCGGCTCTGCCGCCATCACAGCCTTTGCATTGGCCGTCGGTCGATACCGGCCCCCGGAAAAAGACCCGCCGCCTCGATCGAAGGCCCCCCTCTCTCGCACTTCTCCCACTTCTCCAACTCCACCGCCTCCCTCTCTCACCCCACCGCCCGAACCGTCGCCTCCCCCTCCTCCACCTCCGGAGCTGCCCCACCTGGCCTGGGTATGGCAGTTCCCCGCCGACGGGAAGCCCGAAGATATCGCCCCTGTGCTGCACGAGAACTCGTTGGGCATACTCATGAAGACCCACGACGGCACCGACTGGATGTCGCGCTACGACCGCTCGCCGCATGCCATCTACGGCCCCGAGCAGGTGAACCGGCTGGCCGTGTACTTCGAGGCCTGGAAGGTGCCCTTTCACGCCTGGTACGTCGCCAAGGGGATCGACCCCGTGCGCGAGGCCCAGATGTGCTCGGAGGTGATCGATGCCGGCGCGCGCAGCATCACCGTCGACCTCGAGCCGTTCGATCTGTAC contains the following coding sequences:
- a CDS encoding endonuclease MutS2; the encoded protein is MDEKTLTTLEFDKILARLAAHTSFSAGRELALALRPSADHGEVVRRQRLTAEARRFREISARRGLGGVHDIRPPANKANLGGVLEPTELLDVAATLSAAHDLRDVLTRLSEPLPLLAETAGRIADLADVAADIYRCISPRAEVVDNASPMLAVLRRDLRTVHDRLYARLQELINSAEMRPVIQEPIITLRDGRYVIPVKAEMRGHLQGIVHDVSASGATVFMEPLSVVELGNTWRETQLEEQREVERILRRLSSLVGRHAHAIELSIEALAEIDLALAKARLAEDMGAFELPYEGERQPWITEAPSLLNLVNARHPLLAGDVVPISLSVGGNYSVLLITGPNTGGKTVALKTVGLLTAMAQAGLPVPADAGSRMPVFASLHADIGDEQSIEQSLSTFSSHMTNIIAALRDAGPNSLVLLDELGAGTDPGEGAALARALLEHLLRIGCLTIATTHHGELKVFAHGTEGIMNASVEFDAETLAPTYRISIGLPGSSNALAIAERLGLPAGIIERARESIDPDQARAESLLAAIQREKAEAADARRAEMLARKEAEEIRSGLEEKLDAIDREREQIIAATRAQAEEELARIRQLIAHAGRRIERAKPEAAAEKVAAAEARLETLKPPPAPKRRRRGGDTVPPEEIQPGDLVWVRGLGRFGEALSTPDAKGEVKIRLGALRSTVSLKKVEKVQRVKAHGPTLGGTAVPPPPATVASEIELRGRLVDEALPDLDKYLDDAFRAGLPWVRIIHGRGTGTLARAVRHALSLHPLVRSHEPAPREEGGDGVTIAHLAT